The Candidatus Babeliales bacterium genome includes a region encoding these proteins:
- a CDS encoding ABC transporter permease produces MNIIKRVQKLFFSESSFFMAIPALVWQVFFCIIPLILIISGSFIAPTGYFFSLKNYTILFDTNHLYIILLSFFLALTTSILCLLFGYPIAYWLARKVVIFKNLFLFLLIVPFWTNLLVLIYSWIFILEKSGILNNFLISIGLIQQPLAILNNIVGILIVTFYCYLPFMVLPIFSVLEKIDQNILEASADLGATGRQTITKVIIPLSWPGIKTGLLLVFVPVFGEFTIPLLIGGDKYMFTGNAIAHYVFTALDLSKGAAFTIIASISLFMSIILLNWLLKRFIYRL; encoded by the coding sequence ATGAATATAATAAAACGAGTACAGAAGCTCTTTTTTTCTGAAAGCTCATTTTTTATGGCGATACCTGCTTTAGTTTGGCAGGTATTTTTTTGTATTATTCCATTAATTTTGATTATTTCAGGTAGTTTTATTGCTCCCACCGGTTATTTTTTTTCTTTAAAAAATTATACTATTTTATTTGATACTAATCATTTATATATCATTTTGTTATCTTTTTTTCTTGCTTTAACAACAAGCATCTTATGTTTGTTATTTGGTTATCCAATAGCGTATTGGTTAGCTCGTAAAGTGGTTATATTTAAAAACCTTTTTTTATTTTTATTAATAGTTCCTTTTTGGACTAATTTGCTTGTTTTAATATATTCTTGGATTTTTATCTTAGAAAAAAGCGGCATTTTAAACAATTTTTTAATTTCAATTGGATTGATTCAGCAACCATTAGCAATTCTTAATAATATAGTTGGTATTTTAATTGTTACTTTTTATTGTTATTTACCATTTATGGTTTTACCAATTTTTAGTGTTTTGGAAAAAATAGATCAGAATATTTTGGAAGCATCGGCTGATTTAGGAGCAACTGGCCGGCAAACTATTACTAAAGTTATTATTCCATTAAGTTGGCCTGGAATTAAAACAGGTCTTTTATTAGTATTTGTACCTGTTTTTGGTGAGTTTACTATTCCTTTGCTCATTGGTGGTGATAAATATATGTTTACCGGTAATGCTATTGCTCATTATGTATTTACTGCACTTGATTTATCAAAAGGTGCAGCATTTACTATTATTGCAAGTATTTCTCTTTTTATGAGCATTATATTATTAAATTGGCTGCTTAAAAGATTTATTTATCGATTATAA
- a CDS encoding ABC transporter ATP-binding protein, which yields MKSIRLENIKKSYNGQEILDGINLTIPSGQFFALLGPSGCGKTTILRLIAGFETADSGAIYLGDENITHVPINERNINTVFQNYALFPHLNVFDNVAYSQRIRGVPEEIIEKKVIKILHSVHLDAHIYKSIGQLSGGQKQRVALARAIINEPDVLLLDEPLTALDPKLREKLLLELIDLQTNLKTTFVYVTHDHFEALTVADHMAIMNQDGFIEQIGTPKEIYEFPVSTFVAKFVGSANLLKGHVVNFENKHVKVAVESLGSIDVFTPENKPWIALQKEVFISIRPEKILISKVLVEGFSNKLTGTVESIVYHGRSTQYNVRLVNDLLISVFEQNEEHFPKEIIDYGDTVNLYWQKENAVLLKQ from the coding sequence ATGAAAAGTATTCGGCTAGAAAATATTAAAAAATCATATAATGGACAAGAGATTCTTGATGGAATTAATTTAACTATACCATCTGGCCAATTTTTTGCATTATTGGGACCGAGTGGCTGTGGAAAAACCACAATATTAAGACTTATTGCAGGTTTTGAAACTGCAGATAGTGGGGCAATTTACCTCGGTGATGAAAATATCACACACGTGCCTATAAATGAGCGAAATATTAATACCGTTTTTCAAAATTATGCTTTATTTCCTCATTTAAATGTGTTTGACAATGTTGCTTATTCCCAACGTATTCGTGGTGTGCCAGAAGAAATAATTGAAAAAAAAGTAATAAAAATTCTTCATTCAGTGCATTTAGATGCACATATTTATAAATCAATTGGACAACTTTCTGGTGGACAAAAGCAACGCGTGGCATTAGCGCGCGCAATTATTAATGAACCAGATGTTTTGCTGCTAGATGAGCCACTAACCGCATTAGACCCGAAATTACGTGAAAAGTTACTTTTAGAATTAATCGATTTGCAAACAAATTTAAAAACCACTTTTGTGTATGTCACTCATGATCATTTTGAAGCATTGACTGTTGCTGATCACATGGCAATCATGAATCAAGATGGCTTTATTGAACAAATTGGTACACCAAAAGAAATTTATGAATTTCCCGTTTCTACTTTTGTAGCAAAATTCGTGGGTTCAGCTAATCTTTTAAAAGGCCATGTAGTCAATTTTGAAAATAAACATGTAAAAGTAGCGGTTGAATCATTAGGTTCAATTGATGTTTTTACGCCAGAAAATAAACCATGGATAGCATTACAAAAAGAAGTATTTATTAGTATTCGTCCTGAAAAAATTTTAATTAGTAAAGTATTGGTAGAGGGTTTTTCTAATAAATTAACTGGAACGGTTGAGTCTATTGTTTATCACGGAAGATCCACGCAGTATAACGTACGGCTAGTCAATGATTTATTAATATCAGTTTTTGAGCAAAATGAAGAACATTTTCCAAAAGAGATAATAGATTATGGTGATACCGTAAACTTGTATTGGCAAAAAGAAAATGCGGTGTTATTAAAACAATGA
- a CDS encoding BamA/TamA family outer membrane protein has protein sequence MFLKLLGICIAFLALPIFCFDVQNSGSQNYTSNLVINLDNDESFAVIDNWWPKSTVISKVTCKSDIHIESDEFYYLLNFKNSHIITANELKKACHFFKYKNQFKTVTFVLRFERDELFLDIELEGVWTFHKVHFHGPMLGKDSFRQYYLLEATEPFDIKKHEHSIQKINEALWQEGYFEGVVIDSFSYNQKNKSVIVDIIIDPNTRFIINDFQVQFTDSVLQKSQNEFDQLKHEVIRQLESKLLGHNYSKELFEVEIDRLKQYLKEKGYLAVCLNIEKNIKHESKKIFFLININLGPQKTFIFYGNQSFNKKELLDQILIFGNSTNLLPISILTEEIEEFYRKNGFWQVEIEFKQENNIISFFVKEGKRISIDEVTLYGIDHFNAFDLSKQFFKSCTKSKYYNSGTLKRAISDLLSFYIKEGFWDVQIIKQEYIKISDRHYCLNITLDEGNRRILSSIEIPEHTELLKKDLFLNISKKLPLPINFAQIQEQRNFLIHHFQNEGYLYIDVKPEIREVEKNITLIWHIDLKQSITRFGKTIVTGCNRFPFRNIMRQLPYKEGEIWNKEKLDYAIVKLRELGIFETIHVSTINISQPESEKNILIKVIEDDPIEVRMRGGFQQVSRYLTFRNGSTYKAGGSLLYRNPFNVGDFLRFDSDVTRFYRYVSGSYMTPWTMGYPVHTIVKGYANKYIQPVVIGSEKPLYTVRQEGALVGLSHRFKRSYFGFNLGFEFMETSGLSVDLARAINFEPQLIDQKVPYFFIEPSLFMDYLDDKLNPAYGSLTAISFKGMFSWKKGSVNFFKLFCEQSVFVPLLPIVVGIRIRLGHIFNQTLSAIMPPERFFLGGANSLRGYEPDLAPPLGIITESDGKQRLVPQGGKSMMNGNIEFRFPIYKGFGGTVFQDVGILIEKSMAEITGNKFLASSGFGLRYNTPVGPLRFDLGFKWKKRKPEDSSFAWFLTFGNAF, from the coding sequence GTGTTTCTTAAACTATTAGGCATCTGTATTGCCTTTCTTGCTTTACCAATTTTTTGTTTTGATGTGCAAAATTCTGGTAGCCAAAATTATACATCGAATTTAGTTATCAATCTTGATAATGATGAATCATTTGCTGTAATCGATAATTGGTGGCCAAAGTCAACTGTTATCTCAAAAGTTACATGCAAAAGTGATATTCATATCGAAAGTGATGAATTTTATTATTTATTAAATTTTAAAAATTCTCATATTATTACTGCAAATGAATTAAAAAAGGCCTGTCATTTTTTTAAATATAAGAATCAATTCAAAACTGTGACGTTTGTTTTGCGTTTTGAAAGAGATGAGCTCTTTCTAGATATCGAGTTAGAAGGTGTTTGGACTTTTCATAAAGTACACTTTCACGGTCCAATGCTCGGTAAAGATTCTTTTCGGCAATATTATTTATTAGAAGCTACTGAGCCATTCGATATAAAAAAGCATGAGCATTCTATTCAAAAAATTAATGAAGCATTGTGGCAAGAAGGTTATTTTGAGGGAGTGGTCATTGATTCATTTTCATATAATCAAAAAAATAAATCAGTAATCGTAGATATAATTATTGATCCTAATACACGATTTATAATCAATGATTTTCAAGTACAATTTACCGATTCTGTTTTGCAGAAATCGCAAAATGAATTTGATCAATTAAAACATGAAGTAATAAGGCAACTTGAATCAAAATTATTAGGGCATAATTATAGTAAAGAATTATTTGAAGTTGAAATTGACCGATTAAAGCAGTATTTAAAAGAAAAAGGTTATTTAGCTGTTTGTTTAAATATTGAAAAAAATATAAAACATGAATCAAAAAAGATTTTTTTTCTTATTAATATTAACTTAGGCCCACAAAAAACATTTATATTTTACGGTAATCAATCTTTTAACAAAAAAGAATTGCTCGATCAAATTCTAATTTTTGGTAATTCTACTAATTTATTACCTATTTCTATTTTAACTGAAGAGATAGAAGAGTTTTATCGAAAAAATGGTTTTTGGCAGGTAGAAATCGAATTTAAACAAGAAAATAATATTATTAGCTTTTTTGTTAAAGAGGGCAAACGTATATCAATCGATGAGGTGACTTTATATGGAATAGATCATTTCAATGCTTTTGATCTAAGTAAGCAATTTTTTAAATCATGTACCAAATCTAAATATTATAATTCTGGAACTCTTAAACGTGCAATTTCTGATTTGCTTTCTTTTTATATTAAAGAAGGTTTTTGGGATGTGCAGATAATTAAGCAAGAGTATATCAAAATATCTGACAGACATTACTGCTTAAATATAACTCTGGATGAAGGGAATCGGCGTATTTTATCATCAATAGAAATTCCTGAACATACCGAACTTCTAAAAAAAGATCTTTTTTTGAATATAAGCAAAAAATTGCCGTTGCCCATAAATTTTGCGCAAATTCAAGAACAAAGAAACTTTTTAATTCATCATTTTCAAAATGAGGGATATTTATATATTGATGTAAAGCCAGAAATACGTGAAGTTGAAAAAAATATAACGCTTATATGGCATATTGATTTAAAACAATCAATTACTCGATTTGGTAAAACAATTGTTACTGGTTGCAATCGGTTTCCTTTTAGAAATATCATGCGGCAACTTCCATATAAAGAAGGTGAAATTTGGAATAAAGAAAAATTAGATTACGCCATCGTTAAATTGCGTGAATTAGGAATTTTCGAAACTATTCATGTTTCTACTATTAATATTTCACAGCCAGAATCAGAAAAAAATATTTTGATAAAAGTAATAGAAGATGACCCTATCGAAGTTCGTATGCGAGGTGGTTTTCAGCAAGTAAGTAGATATTTAACTTTTCGAAATGGTTCAACTTATAAAGCTGGTGGCTCATTGTTGTACAGAAATCCTTTTAATGTAGGTGATTTTCTCCGTTTTGATTCAGATGTTACTCGTTTTTATCGATATGTTTCAGGGTCTTATATGACACCATGGACGATGGGATATCCAGTGCATACTATTGTTAAAGGTTATGCTAATAAATATATTCAGCCCGTAGTAATTGGTAGTGAAAAGCCTCTTTATACCGTAAGGCAGGAAGGTGCTTTGGTTGGATTAAGCCATCGATTTAAACGAAGCTATTTTGGATTTAATTTGGGATTTGAATTTATGGAAACAAGTGGTCTCTCTGTTGATTTAGCACGAGCTATAAATTTTGAACCGCAATTAATTGATCAAAAAGTTCCTTATTTTTTTATTGAACCTTCATTATTTATGGATTATTTGGATGATAAATTAAATCCTGCATATGGTTCTTTAACGGCAATATCTTTTAAAGGAATGTTTTCTTGGAAAAAAGGGAGTGTTAATTTTTTTAAATTATTTTGTGAACAGTCAGTTTTCGTTCCATTACTTCCTATTGTTGTTGGCATTCGAATACGGCTTGGACATATTTTTAATCAAACACTAAGTGCAATTATGCCGCCGGAACGATTTTTTTTAGGTGGCGCAAATTCATTAAGAGGCTATGAGCCTGATTTGGCACCACCACTTGGTATTATAACGGAAAGTGATGGTAAGCAACGTCTTGTGCCACAAGGGGGAAAGTCAATGATGAATGGAAATATTGAATTTAGATTTCCCATTTATAAAGGATTTGGCGGCACTGTTTTTCAAGATGTTGGCATATTGATCGAAAAATCTATGGCAGAAATTACTGGTAATAAATTTCTTGCTTCTTCCGGCTTTGGTTTGCGGTACAATACTCCAGTCGGTCCACTTAGGTTTGATCTTGGTTTTAAATGGAAAAAACGGAAACCGGAAGACTCATCTTTTGCCTGGTTTTTAACTTTTGGTAATGCTTTCTAA